A single genomic interval of Musa acuminata AAA Group cultivar baxijiao chromosome BXJ3-4, Cavendish_Baxijiao_AAA, whole genome shotgun sequence harbors:
- the LOC103982016 gene encoding uncharacterized protein LOC103982016, with protein MATTTTNPMGARSHRFRAPPPTPIATGKGLRSAAVDDQVLSEYLDGSLRVPDLTLPGSYYPSRSPLKVPPEVDLTSLVSGDESVIRRVLAAASEVGAVRVACGETSLVEEARAAIEAGAPLFATSEADKNKGELGQRWFGRRDGVGEEFYWYRLRSPETERLLQRMWPNSYRILRDTMENVAARMETVGECIAKILSEHVASQTPSKRIGKVQSVLCLRKYESHHSRNNMRELSDPKSLHSHALSLHISGYDEDFCIRRSEGSAIFGMPAGDILVTFGKPLQEWCNGELNSASGEILFQPTGDSSPSFSIEYMCSPLVLSHEPACGAKTISLVDQLLAMLVLALLYKIWSWIFS; from the exons ATGGCAACGACCACGACGAACCCGATGGGGGCGCGGAGCCATAGATTCCGCGCACCGCCTCCGACCCCGATCGCCACCGGGAAGGGCCTGCGATCTGCCGCTGTCGACGATCAAGTCCTTTCTGAATACCTTGATGGCTCGCTCCGCGTCCCCGACCTCACACTCCCGGGATCCTACTATCCGTCACGGTCGCCGCTCAAGGTCCCGCCGGAGGTTGACCTCACATCGCTCGTATCCGGCGATGAGTCGGTTATACGGAGGGTGCTCGCGGCTGCGTCTGAAGTGGGAGCGGTGCGCGTGGCCTGCGGGGAGACGTCGCTGGTCGAGGAAGCCAGGGCGGCTATTGAGGCTGGTGCCCCATTGTTCGCGACGTCGGAGGCGGATAAAAATAAGGGGGAGCTGGGGCAGCGGTGGTTCGGGCGGAGGGATGGTGTCGGCGAGGAGTTCTATTGGTATCGGTTGCGGAGCCCGGAGACGGAGCGGCTCCTTCAGCGGATGTGGCCCAATTCCTATCGGATCCTCAG GGATACAATGGAGAATGTTGCTGCTAGGATGGAAACCGTTGGGGAGTGCATTGCCAAGATTCTTTCTGAACATGTTGCGAGTCAAACACCCTCCAAGAGAATTGGCAAGGTTCAGTCAGTCCTCTGTCTGAGAAAGTATGAATCTCATCATAGCAGAAACAACATGAGGGAGTTGAGCGACCCAAAATCGCTTCACTCTCATGCTTTGAGTCTCCACATTTCTGGATACGATGAAGACTTTTGCATCCGTCGGTCAGAGGGCTCTGCTATTTTTGGGATGCCGGCCGGCGACATACTAGTTACTTTTGGTAAACCACTTCAG GAATGGTGCAATGGAGAACTAAATAGTGCCTCAGGGGAGATACTATTTCAGCCGACAGGTGATTCGAGTCCTTCATTCTCCATCGAATACATGTGCTCTCCTCTGGTTTTGTCTCATGAACCTGCTTGTGGAGCAAAGACGATCTCCTTAGTGGATCAACTGTTAGCAATGCTTGTTCTTGCCTTGTTATACAAAATCTGGTCTTGGATTTTCTCCTAG